From Actinopolymorpha cephalotaxi, one genomic window encodes:
- a CDS encoding ParA family protein, with protein sequence MIVVSAALKGGVGKTTTSVYLAALAASGRRSVTLVDADPQASAAEWIEYAADERLLKVSVVEAPTERLLGRALDRSGADDVVVVDTPPAHERLLNKALGKAHVVVIPTRVGGIETSRVEAVLEVVPPGTPTGLVVCSARTYTRSYQEALGSWAESDITVWGTVPERVAITAGPDGPLCPDGLEAYREVWRRAQSAARSSGRR encoded by the coding sequence GTGATCGTGGTATCAGCCGCACTGAAGGGCGGGGTCGGCAAGACGACCACGTCCGTCTACCTCGCCGCGCTCGCGGCCTCCGGCCGGCGTTCGGTCACCCTCGTGGACGCCGACCCCCAGGCCAGCGCGGCCGAGTGGATCGAGTACGCCGCCGACGAGCGGCTGCTGAAGGTCTCCGTCGTGGAGGCGCCCACCGAGCGCCTGCTCGGCAGGGCCCTGGACCGCTCCGGCGCCGACGACGTCGTGGTGGTCGACACGCCCCCGGCCCACGAGCGCCTGCTCAACAAGGCGCTCGGGAAGGCGCACGTCGTGGTGATCCCGACCCGGGTGGGCGGCATCGAGACGTCCCGGGTGGAGGCGGTGCTCGAGGTCGTGCCCCCCGGCACCCCCACCGGCCTGGTGGTCTGTTCGGCGCGCACCTACACCCGCAGCTACCAGGAGGCGCTCGGGTCGTGGGCGGAGTCCGACATCACGGTCTGGGGGACGGTGCCCGAGCGGGTCGCCATCACCGCCGGTCCCGACGGCCCGCTGTGCCCCGACGGTCTGGAGGCCTACCGCGAGGTCTGGCGCCGCGCCCAGTCCGCCGCCCGTTCCTCCGGTCGCCGGTAG
- a CDS encoding nucleoside hydrolase, which yields MPLPVHTRTLPSQRRVIIDTDAKNEADDQFAIVHGLLSPSLDVRGIVAAHFGMRPGRSERSMLDSREEIELLLDLMGLTGKVRVENGAPYALPDELTPILSPGADLIVEEAMREDEGPLYVAFFGPLTNMAAALLAEPRIAERDVTVVWIGGPSYGPEPVAAGRPEFNLANDIVAANVVFASDLPVWQIPRSTYVMTAVSYAELDEKVAPCGELGEYLVRQLVEWNAAHARGPMEYRSLGDSPAIGVLLNENCGRIVERPAPTFRADGSYDLDRTHRPIRVYETIDSRFLFEDFFAKLRQFARTDLRSPRADGRADSQIPQVDGRTDHQA from the coding sequence ATGCCGCTTCCCGTGCACACGCGTACCCTCCCGTCCCAGCGCCGGGTCATCATCGACACCGACGCGAAGAACGAGGCAGACGACCAGTTCGCGATCGTGCACGGGCTCCTCTCGCCCAGCCTCGACGTGCGCGGCATCGTCGCCGCGCACTTCGGCATGCGTCCCGGGCGCAGCGAACGCAGCATGCTGGACAGCCGCGAGGAGATCGAACTGCTGCTCGACCTGATGGGCCTGACCGGCAAGGTCAGGGTCGAGAACGGCGCACCCTACGCACTGCCCGACGAGCTGACGCCGATCCTCTCGCCCGGCGCGGACCTGATCGTCGAGGAGGCGATGCGCGAGGACGAGGGGCCGCTGTACGTGGCGTTCTTCGGGCCGCTGACCAACATGGCCGCCGCGCTGCTGGCCGAGCCGCGGATCGCCGAACGCGACGTCACCGTGGTCTGGATCGGCGGCCCTTCCTACGGGCCGGAGCCGGTCGCCGCGGGCCGGCCGGAGTTCAACCTGGCCAACGACATCGTGGCCGCCAACGTCGTCTTCGCGTCCGACCTTCCGGTGTGGCAGATCCCGCGGTCGACGTACGTCATGACCGCGGTGAGCTACGCCGAACTGGATGAGAAGGTGGCCCCGTGCGGCGAGCTCGGCGAATACCTCGTACGCCAGCTCGTCGAGTGGAACGCCGCCCACGCACGCGGCCCGATGGAGTACCGCTCCCTGGGCGACTCCCCGGCGATCGGCGTTCTGCTGAACGAGAACTGCGGCCGCATCGTCGAGCGCCCCGCGCCGACGTTCCGCGCCGACGGCAGCTACGACCTGGACCGGACCCACCGCCCGATCCGGGTCTACGAGACGATCGACTCCCGCTTCCTCTTCGAGGACTTCTTCGCCAAGCTCCGCCAGTTCGCCCGGACCGACCTTCGGTCCCCGCGAGCAGACGGCCGGGCAGACAGCCAGATCCCGCAGGTGGACGGCCGGACAGACCACCAAGCCTGA
- a CDS encoding alkaline phosphatase D family protein: MPNPSSRDTPQRDAPQQDVLAAAPFTLGVASGDPIPDGVVIWTRLAQNPLDSFGGMPATDVPVDWQVAEDASFTTIVRSGTATARPEYVHAVHVDVRGLLPGRQYFYRFRTGTTLSPVGRTKTAPDPAANPSRLRFGKVSDAAWFDGYYTAYRHLAEEDLDVVFCLGDYVYEYSVKTNGGRPGYPALPEKYDRVRTFLSDCRDWFALYKLDPDLQAAHAAFPWIVTWDDHEVINNYANLNHPIAPPADFRVRRANAYRAYWEHMPVRLLQPVGPNLQLYRRFTFGRLAEFNVLDTRQYRSDQACGDGLKTNCAERLDPARTMLGSQQESWLFNGLSASQARWNVLAQQVMFSQLDFSTDAGQQFSMDLWDGYKPARDRIIAAFTSRHVSNPLIFSGDIHRNMAAEVKANFNDSASATVATEYVGTSISSGMDGADRDQYAAPFLAANRHVKFYNSQRGYLRCTLTAAQLTTDFRIVPYVRSQGAPVQTRATFVTEDGHPGLHQVANNPPVGVPYSEDVLPPGPLRFRPGGEPRSAPPAPPAPPATPATPATPATS, from the coding sequence GTGCCGAATCCGAGCAGTCGAGACACACCCCAGCGAGACGCACCTCAGCAGGACGTACTGGCCGCCGCGCCGTTCACTCTCGGCGTCGCATCCGGTGACCCGATACCGGACGGCGTGGTGATCTGGACCCGGCTGGCCCAGAACCCGCTGGACTCCTTCGGCGGAATGCCGGCGACGGACGTCCCGGTGGACTGGCAGGTCGCCGAGGACGCCTCCTTCACCACCATCGTCCGCTCGGGCACCGCGACCGCCCGGCCGGAGTACGTCCACGCGGTGCACGTGGACGTGCGCGGACTCCTGCCCGGCCGCCAGTACTTCTACCGCTTCCGTACGGGCACGACGCTCTCTCCGGTCGGGCGTACCAAGACCGCACCCGACCCGGCGGCGAACCCGAGCCGACTGCGGTTCGGGAAGGTGTCGGACGCGGCGTGGTTCGACGGCTACTACACGGCCTACCGGCACCTGGCCGAGGAAGACCTGGATGTCGTCTTCTGCCTGGGCGACTATGTCTACGAGTACAGCGTGAAGACCAACGGCGGCCGGCCCGGCTATCCGGCGCTGCCGGAGAAGTACGACCGGGTCCGCACCTTCCTCAGCGACTGCCGGGACTGGTTCGCGCTGTACAAACTGGACCCCGACCTGCAGGCAGCGCACGCGGCGTTCCCGTGGATCGTCACCTGGGACGACCACGAGGTGATCAACAACTACGCGAACCTGAACCACCCCATCGCCCCACCGGCGGATTTCCGCGTACGCAGGGCAAACGCTTACCGCGCCTACTGGGAACACATGCCGGTCCGGCTTCTGCAACCGGTCGGGCCGAACCTGCAGCTCTACCGTCGGTTCACGTTCGGCAGGCTGGCGGAGTTCAACGTGCTCGACACCCGGCAGTACCGCTCCGACCAGGCCTGCGGCGACGGCCTGAAGACCAACTGTGCCGAGCGCCTGGACCCCGCGCGGACGATGCTCGGCTCACAGCAGGAGTCCTGGCTCTTCAACGGGCTCAGCGCCTCGCAGGCACGCTGGAACGTACTCGCCCAGCAGGTCATGTTCTCCCAACTGGACTTCAGCACCGACGCGGGCCAGCAGTTCAGCATGGACCTGTGGGACGGCTACAAGCCGGCACGCGACCGCATCATCGCCGCCTTCACCAGCCGGCACGTGTCCAACCCGTTGATCTTCTCCGGTGACATCCACCGCAACATGGCGGCGGAGGTCAAGGCCAACTTCAACGACTCCGCCTCCGCCACGGTGGCGACGGAGTACGTCGGAACGTCGATCAGCTCCGGCATGGACGGCGCCGATCGCGACCAGTACGCGGCGCCGTTCCTCGCCGCCAACCGGCACGTGAAGTTCTACAACTCCCAGCGCGGCTATCTCAGATGCACCCTGACGGCTGCGCAGTTGACGACCGACTTCCGGATCGTGCCGTACGTACGGAGCCAGGGCGCGCCCGTGCAGACGAGGGCGACCTTCGTCACCGAGGACGGCCACCCCGGCCTGCACCAGGTCGCGAACAACCCGCCGGTGGGAGTGCCCTACTCGGAGGACGTCCTCCCGCCGGGCCCGCTCCGGTTCCGGCCGGGCGGCGAGCCTCGCTCAGCACCGCCAGCACCGCCAGCACCGCCAGCAACACCAGCAACACCAGCAACACCAGCAACCTCGTGA
- a CDS encoding galactose-binding domain-containing protein: MGAGSQSAENAGADVISTDTTGAGVSGADIISTDIASTDAASTDAASTDIASTDAASTGIISTDITGPAGATVDNVTLTVRPTSLRVMASPCGGKTLDVGIHNSASVDVYADVLFLPAAPLTVVPNVVSSYLPAGYTLHAPVRVGAPLGSAAGNLSVVVRSGRTAGTGPTVTVPVTLTTPPTGAGANIAPRARASASSTHSGFTPCGALDGNTNSDDWQVATGWNDATSGVFPDWFNATFSQSYLVSRVVVRTLNSTRYPASRYGLRDWDVQVPSGTTWRTVASVRGNTAGVVTSRFTQVRTTAIRIAVRDSNDHKYSRIIEVEIYA, encoded by the coding sequence ATGGGTGCAGGAAGCCAGTCCGCCGAGAATGCCGGCGCGGACGTCATCAGCACGGACACCACCGGCGCGGGCGTCTCCGGCGCGGACATCATCAGTACGGACATCGCCAGTACGGACGCCGCCAGTACGGACGCCGCCAGTACGGACATCGCCAGTACGGACGCCGCCAGTACGGGCATCATCAGCACAGACATCACCGGTCCGGCGGGCGCGACCGTTGACAACGTGACGTTGACAGTGCGGCCGACGTCTCTACGGGTGATGGCCTCTCCGTGTGGCGGGAAGACGCTCGACGTCGGCATCCACAACTCCGCGAGCGTGGATGTGTACGCCGACGTGCTGTTCCTCCCCGCGGCACCGCTGACCGTCGTACCCAACGTGGTCTCCAGTTATCTGCCGGCGGGATACACGCTGCACGCGCCGGTCCGGGTGGGCGCGCCGCTGGGGTCGGCGGCCGGGAACCTCTCCGTCGTGGTCCGGTCCGGCCGGACCGCCGGCACCGGCCCCACCGTGACCGTGCCGGTCACGCTCACGACTCCGCCGACTGGTGCGGGAGCGAACATCGCCCCGCGGGCACGTGCGAGCGCGTCCTCCACCCATTCCGGCTTCACGCCATGTGGTGCGCTCGACGGCAACACGAACTCCGACGACTGGCAGGTCGCCACCGGCTGGAACGACGCTACGTCCGGAGTCTTCCCGGACTGGTTCAACGCCACGTTCAGCCAGTCGTACCTGGTGAGCCGCGTGGTCGTACGTACGCTGAACTCCACCCGCTACCCGGCGTCGCGGTACGGCCTGCGCGACTGGGACGTCCAGGTGCCTTCGGGCACCACGTGGCGAACGGTGGCCAGCGTGCGCGGCAACACCGCGGGCGTGGTCACCTCGCGGTTCACCCAGGTCAGGACGACGGCGATCCGCATAGCCGTCCGCGACTCGAACGACCACAAGTACTCCCGCATCATCGAAGTCGAGATCTATGCGTAG
- a CDS encoding alkaline phosphatase D family protein: MALVNLRRLWEREERSLWNRREFVRLSGIGAFGLAFAMVDRTATHASAAPSFRTDPFTLGVASGDPLPNAVVIWTRLAPDPMDSFGGMRPTRYAVDWQVAEDEAFRKIVREGTAIAQPEYVHSVHVDVGGLQPDRAYFYRFRTGPQISPVGRTRTAPAPTANLDRLRFAAVSCAAWFDGYYTAYKHLAEEDLDVVFHLGDYIYEYSIQTNGGRPGYPVLPEKFNRITTLLSDYRDRYALYKLDPDLQAAHAAFPWIATWDDHEVVNNYADEYHPSMPPADFLVRRANAYRAYWEHMPLRLPQEPVGPDAELYRRFTYGQLAEFSVLDTRQYRSDQACGDGLRTDCPGRLDPSRTLLGAEQERWLLDGLGASRARWNVIAQQIMMSQLDFTTDPGGQFSMDLWDGYKPQRDRVVDGLTERHVTNPVVLSGDFHRSMAAEVKTNFDDPASATVATEFVGTSISSGMDGADRDEFAEPFLANQHVKFYSALRGYVRFDLNQQELRSDYRVVPYIRQPGAPVQTRASFVTEDGHPGLQPVADNPTLGVAYSENIQPPEPLQYPPDK; encoded by the coding sequence TTGGCATTGGTTAATCTACGACGTCTCTGGGAACGCGAGGAACGCTCGCTCTGGAACCGCCGCGAGTTCGTCCGGCTGAGTGGGATCGGCGCGTTCGGCCTGGCGTTCGCCATGGTCGACCGTACGGCGACGCACGCGAGCGCGGCGCCGTCGTTTCGCACCGACCCGTTCACCCTGGGCGTCGCCTCCGGTGACCCACTGCCGAACGCGGTGGTGATCTGGACCCGGCTGGCCCCGGATCCGATGGACTCCTTCGGCGGCATGCGGCCGACGAGGTACGCGGTGGACTGGCAGGTGGCCGAGGACGAGGCGTTCCGGAAGATCGTCCGGGAGGGCACGGCCATCGCCCAGCCCGAGTACGTCCACTCGGTGCATGTCGACGTGGGCGGGCTGCAGCCTGACCGGGCGTACTTCTACCGCTTCCGCACCGGCCCGCAGATCTCCCCGGTCGGCAGGACTCGCACGGCGCCGGCCCCGACCGCGAACCTCGACCGGCTTCGGTTCGCCGCGGTCTCGTGTGCGGCGTGGTTCGACGGCTACTACACCGCGTACAAGCATCTCGCCGAGGAGGATCTCGACGTCGTCTTCCACCTGGGCGACTACATCTACGAGTACAGCATCCAGACCAACGGCGGGCGCCCCGGCTATCCGGTGCTGCCGGAGAAGTTCAACCGGATCACCACGCTGCTCAGCGACTACCGGGACCGGTACGCGCTCTACAAGCTGGACCCCGACCTGCAGGCCGCGCACGCAGCGTTCCCCTGGATCGCGACCTGGGACGACCACGAGGTGGTCAACAACTACGCGGACGAGTACCACCCGAGCATGCCGCCGGCCGACTTTCTGGTACGCCGGGCGAACGCCTACCGGGCGTACTGGGAGCACATGCCGTTGCGGTTGCCGCAGGAGCCGGTCGGGCCGGACGCCGAGTTGTACCGGCGGTTCACGTACGGGCAGCTGGCGGAGTTCAGCGTGCTCGACACCCGGCAGTACCGCTCCGACCAGGCCTGCGGCGACGGCCTGAGGACCGACTGCCCCGGACGGCTCGACCCGTCGCGGACGCTGCTCGGCGCCGAACAGGAACGGTGGCTGCTGGACGGCCTCGGCGCCTCCCGCGCGCGGTGGAACGTGATCGCGCAGCAGATCATGATGTCGCAACTGGACTTCACCACCGATCCCGGCGGGCAGTTCAGCATGGACCTGTGGGACGGCTACAAGCCCCAGCGGGACCGGGTGGTCGACGGGCTGACCGAACGGCACGTCACCAATCCCGTGGTCCTGTCCGGTGACTTCCACCGCAGCATGGCCGCGGAGGTGAAGACGAACTTCGACGACCCGGCCTCGGCCACGGTGGCGACGGAGTTCGTGGGTACGTCGATCAGCTCCGGCATGGACGGCGCGGACCGCGACGAGTTCGCCGAGCCCTTCCTGGCCAATCAGCACGTGAAGTTCTACAGCGCCCTGCGCGGGTATGTGCGGTTCGACCTGAACCAGCAGGAACTGCGCTCGGACTACCGGGTGGTGCCCTACATCCGGCAGCCCGGCGCGCCCGTGCAGACCCGGGCGAGCTTCGTGACCGAGGACGGGCACCCGGGCCTGCAGCCGGTCGCCGACAACCCGACGCTGGGCGTTGCCTACTCGGAGAACATCCAGCCGCCGGAGCCGCTGCAGTACCCACCGGACAAGTAG
- a CDS encoding galactose-binding domain-containing protein translates to MSTQAGDNLTLTATPQTLNVLAAPCGARMVDVAVRNDSSQPTYADVLLTADAPVRTTPDVISSYLPAGYTLHTPVQVSAPLGSADSDAKVTIKAGRTGRGPQISVPVVVKAPPSGPGANLALAASVSASSSHANFKACGAIDGNSNSDDWQTATGWNDGTSRVFPDWLAVTFAQAHQVSRVEMNTLNSTRYTAARYGLRDWDVQVWDAGANGGSGDWRTVASVRGNTAGVVNSTFDPVSTTAVRIFVIASNDSTYSRIVELGVYE, encoded by the coding sequence GTGTCCACACAGGCCGGTGACAACCTCACCTTGACAGCGACGCCGCAGACGCTGAACGTGCTGGCCGCACCCTGTGGAGCACGGATGGTCGACGTCGCCGTACGCAACGACTCCTCGCAGCCGACGTACGCGGACGTCCTGCTCACCGCCGACGCGCCGGTCCGCACGACGCCCGACGTCATCTCCAGCTACCTTCCGGCGGGATACACGCTGCACACGCCTGTCCAGGTGTCCGCGCCGTTGGGCAGTGCCGACTCCGACGCGAAGGTCACCATCAAGGCGGGCCGGACCGGCCGCGGTCCCCAGATCTCCGTGCCGGTGGTGGTGAAGGCTCCACCGAGCGGTCCCGGGGCCAACCTCGCACTGGCGGCGTCGGTGAGTGCCTCGTCGTCCCACGCGAACTTCAAGGCCTGCGGTGCGATCGACGGCAACAGCAACTCCGACGACTGGCAGACCGCCACCGGCTGGAACGACGGCACCTCCCGGGTCTTCCCGGACTGGCTGGCGGTGACGTTCGCCCAGGCGCACCAGGTGAGCCGGGTGGAGATGAACACGCTGAACTCCACCCGTTATACGGCTGCGCGGTACGGACTGCGGGACTGGGACGTGCAGGTGTGGGACGCCGGCGCCAACGGTGGCAGCGGTGACTGGCGTACGGTCGCCAGCGTGCGCGGAAACACCGCCGGCGTGGTCAACTCGACGTTCGATCCGGTGTCCACGACCGCAGTGCGCATCTTCGTCATCGCATCGAACGACTCGACGTACTCCCGCATCGTCGAGCTCGGGGTCTACGAGTGA
- a CDS encoding HNH endonuclease signature motif containing protein, translating into MPAAGVAEDSTPGPGTRTTGTGTPRSLEGLEAEICDLASRIAIATHEWLRLIVAFDRREGWRTSGCRSTAQWLSWRCGTSLSAAYEHLRVGRALENLPKVAAEFAAGRLSYSKVRALTRIADADQRSSPPDRGSTGDKTADNTADNTGTKAQSSNQARERTDDETADQDQGQGQGQGQGRDRVDARPGDDAHGRAQKAEPEVDEEPGTDPNADTEADAEDELLNLAWSATASQLDRIARGCSAARSQEQNHRRAMRRGIRWFYDEDGSLVIRGRLAPDEGATVVAALEAALDTLLAGKSAPSPAPNPPASPAPGNPTVPPASPTTPGPTASTTTPGPTVGTTGTTGSTDTMGTPSSTKPGDTADPSEDGRQSAPDDTGPDSSAEESDHPPHQTPPNTAPPRDTPRAVPHRHRAALAADALVLMAETLLTHTPAFLNSADKYRVIIHLHPTTVRSAAHQAATLDDGVPLAPDTADRLACESTVTAVHLGPDGQIRGLSDPTRYPRAATARAVRIRAHHTCQAPGCTTRHGLQIHHARHWSHGGPTTLANLVLICRYHHWLAHEGGHTFTARPGGHFSFHRPDGTEIPATPPLPGLTDTPTREATTNNNLARAVLDHWANLHPTLGEDVLTPPWWSGDPLDLHYAVSVILDAQATLN; encoded by the coding sequence GTGCCCGCCGCAGGAGTTGCCGAGGACAGCACGCCCGGCCCCGGCACGCGTACGACCGGCACAGGTACGCCCAGGTCGCTGGAGGGTCTGGAGGCCGAGATCTGCGACCTCGCTTCCAGGATCGCCATCGCCACGCACGAGTGGCTGCGGCTGATCGTCGCCTTCGACCGCCGCGAGGGCTGGCGCACCTCCGGGTGCAGGTCCACGGCACAGTGGCTGTCCTGGCGTTGCGGGACGAGTCTGTCCGCCGCGTACGAACACCTCCGGGTCGGACGCGCCCTGGAAAACCTCCCGAAGGTCGCCGCGGAGTTCGCCGCCGGCCGGTTGTCGTACTCCAAGGTGCGCGCGCTCACAAGGATCGCCGACGCCGACCAACGTTCGTCCCCTCCAGACCGAGGTTCGACCGGCGACAAGACCGCGGACAACACCGCGGACAACACCGGCACGAAAGCGCAGTCGTCCAACCAAGCACGCGAACGGACCGACGACGAGACCGCCGACCAGGACCAAGGCCAGGGCCAGGGCCAGGGCCAAGGCCGGGATCGAGTCGACGCTCGTCCGGGTGATGACGCCCATGGTCGCGCACAGAAGGCCGAGCCCGAGGTGGACGAGGAGCCCGGCACCGACCCCAACGCCGACACCGAAGCTGACGCTGAGGACGAGTTGCTGAACCTCGCCTGGAGCGCCACCGCTTCCCAACTCGACCGGATCGCTCGCGGCTGTTCGGCGGCACGCTCCCAGGAGCAGAACCACCGGCGAGCGATGCGGCGCGGGATCAGGTGGTTCTACGACGAGGACGGCTCACTGGTCATCCGCGGAAGGCTGGCCCCGGACGAAGGCGCGACCGTCGTCGCGGCGCTCGAAGCCGCACTCGACACACTGCTGGCCGGAAAGTCCGCACCTTCGCCGGCACCCAACCCACCGGCCTCACCCGCTCCAGGCAACCCGACTGTTCCACCCGCCTCACCCACCACACCTGGCCCAACCGCCTCAACCACCACGCCTGGCCCAACCGTCGGCACCACCGGCACCACCGGCTCGACCGACACCATGGGCACCCCCAGCTCCACGAAGCCCGGCGACACCGCCGATCCGTCTGAGGACGGCCGCCAGTCCGCCCCGGATGACACCGGCCCGGATTCTTCCGCGGAAGAATCCGACCACCCACCACACCAGACTCCGCCGAACACCGCACCACCACGCGACACACCACGCGCTGTCCCCCACCGCCACCGCGCCGCACTGGCCGCAGACGCACTCGTCCTGATGGCCGAAACCCTGCTGACCCACACCCCAGCATTCCTCAACTCCGCCGACAAATACCGCGTCATCATCCACCTACATCCCACAACGGTGCGCTCAGCCGCCCACCAGGCAGCAACTCTCGACGACGGCGTTCCACTCGCCCCCGACACCGCGGACCGCCTCGCCTGCGAATCGACCGTGACCGCCGTCCACCTCGGCCCCGACGGCCAGATCCGAGGCCTGAGCGACCCCACCAGATACCCCCGCGCCGCAACCGCCCGAGCAGTCAGAATCCGCGCACACCACACCTGCCAAGCACCCGGATGCACCACCAGACACGGACTCCAGATCCACCACGCACGCCACTGGTCCCACGGCGGCCCCACCACCCTGGCCAACCTCGTCCTCATCTGCCGCTACCACCACTGGCTCGCCCACGAAGGCGGCCACACCTTCACCGCCCGCCCCGGCGGACACTTCAGCTTCCACCGGCCCGACGGCACCGAGATCCCCGCAACACCCCCACTGCCAGGCCTCACCGACACACCCACCCGCGAAGCCACCACCAACAACAACCTCGCCCGAGCCGTACTCGACCACTGGGCCAACCTCCACCCCACACTCGGCGAAGACGTGCTCACCCCGCCCTGGTGGTCCGGCGACCCCCTCGACCTCCACTACGCCGTCAGCGTCATCCTCGACGCCCAAGCCACACTGAACTGA
- a CDS encoding ferredoxin reductase family protein, producing MSAYLRVTPTPHHRAAPRLAEGGYRTTDRVHARRWTLLLLALVITPLALCVGVGRLGPDSMTAELAVAGGLVALSLMVAAMVLPSRIKFLTAQLGIETVLRAHRAVAILAVLFVAVHVVLVVAANPKGLRILDLRSAPPRVWAASAATVAIGALVVLAITRRRRNPRYEGWRIVHVVLATVAMVGTALHVLWLHILVDRTLTRWWFAGLTALMVLLAVYRWAWRPLRMLRRPYVVEEVRPESSSSVTLVLRARGHVGVKFRPGQFAWLKFGGSPFTFEEHPFTIASAATEPARKEFTIKALGDFTELLSGLRPGRRVYLDGPHGRFTTDGLRSAGFVLVAGGVGITPMLSILRTLAERRDRRPHLLLVGARSVEDFLHRAELADLQRRLDLVVIEVVGDPPEGWWGEEGYIDKYLLDNYLPRGRLRTRTDYFLCGPPPMLSAVLDALYDLEVPAHRVHTEMFDMV from the coding sequence ATGTCCGCCTATCTGCGGGTCACGCCCACGCCCCACCATCGTGCGGCGCCCCGGCTGGCCGAAGGTGGGTACCGCACCACCGACCGTGTCCATGCGCGGCGATGGACCCTTCTCCTGCTCGCCCTCGTGATCACCCCGCTCGCGCTGTGCGTGGGTGTGGGACGGCTCGGGCCGGACAGCATGACGGCGGAGCTGGCGGTGGCGGGCGGCCTGGTCGCGCTTTCCCTGATGGTGGCGGCGATGGTGCTGCCCTCGCGGATCAAGTTCCTGACCGCGCAACTGGGAATCGAGACGGTGCTCCGGGCCCACCGGGCGGTGGCCATCCTGGCCGTACTCTTCGTCGCCGTTCACGTCGTTCTGGTGGTGGCCGCCAACCCGAAGGGGCTGCGGATCCTCGACCTTCGCAGCGCCCCGCCGCGAGTGTGGGCCGCGAGTGCGGCAACGGTGGCGATCGGCGCGCTGGTGGTCCTGGCGATCACCAGGCGCCGGCGTAACCCGAGGTACGAGGGGTGGCGCATCGTGCACGTCGTGCTGGCCACGGTCGCCATGGTGGGTACGGCGCTGCATGTCCTGTGGCTGCACATCCTGGTCGACCGGACGCTCACCCGTTGGTGGTTCGCCGGCCTGACGGCACTGATGGTGCTGCTCGCCGTGTACCGCTGGGCCTGGCGACCGCTGCGGATGCTCCGCCGTCCGTACGTGGTGGAAGAGGTGCGCCCCGAGTCGTCGAGCTCGGTCACGCTGGTGCTGCGTGCGCGTGGCCACGTCGGGGTGAAGTTCCGGCCGGGGCAGTTCGCCTGGCTGAAGTTCGGCGGCTCGCCGTTCACGTTCGAGGAGCACCCGTTCACGATCGCCTCCGCGGCGACCGAGCCCGCGCGCAAGGAGTTCACGATCAAGGCGCTCGGCGACTTCACCGAGCTGCTGTCCGGGCTCCGGCCGGGCCGCCGGGTCTACCTGGACGGGCCGCACGGGCGTTTCACCACGGACGGACTCCGCTCCGCCGGATTCGTTCTCGTGGCCGGTGGCGTCGGCATCACGCCGATGCTGAGCATCCTGCGTACGCTCGCCGAACGCCGCGATCGCCGCCCCCACCTGTTGCTCGTGGGAGCGCGGTCCGTCGAGGACTTCCTGCACCGCGCCGAACTCGCCGACCTGCAACGCAGGCTCGACCTCGTGGTCATCGAGGTCGTCGGCGACCCACCGGAGGGGTGGTGGGGTGAGGAGGGCTACATCGACAAGTACCTGCTCGACAACTACCTGCCCCGCGGCCGGCTGCGCACCCGTACGGATTACTTCCTGTGCGGACCGCCGCCGATGTTGTCCGCGGTGCTCGACGCGCTGTACGACCTGGAGGTACCCGCGCACCGAGTGCACACCGAGATGTTCGACATGGTCTGA